Proteins found in one Coleofasciculus chthonoplastes PCC 7420 genomic segment:
- a CDS encoding hybrid sensor histidine kinase/response regulator, whose translation MAINPDIRDQAYQFFIAEAPELLQILETGLLNLRDERSTAKVHELMRAAHSLKGGAASVELEAIATLAHRLENIFKALYSDTVDIDIELENKLLQAYDCLSLPLKSQITTGSFDADAAISTGTPIFDQIEARLGDALTQADSYMPSSAELGINMAVSIFEVDVAEGLERFATVVANPQDYEVAGELRAQLEVFAGFAEFLNLPGFGAIAQTAQQALEVHPDRVVEITQLALADFELSRQAVLSGEQTTGGNPSEALIALAESPATSTVSGEWEASNWGLGLPSTEVSVDMEESVGQPIEAFVEEDAIAASPETLPLLADLFSQETEPYTLPATAESPLSIPSLDDIFGTSDGEEILETEEINQEISIFAQIEDHLQATPETVTEVEADVVPEPSALVPTEPINLDVAIQSIEQVFDQLPALEEASQLTLFQGNSLVSNPLDQRTLTASSSNKLTSNNPVTSTPPRSPAPTPTLSVRVDLDRLERMNNLVGELAINRNGLSLQNQQLQGSVRALLDRFGRFGQIVNKLQSLSDKMLVAPERYSYGMMAGVEAMARPMSPGGNGRSLGFQNSDRSTDVTMKTLADFDSLEMDSYGALYSQIQGILEEMVQLEEAVDDIALFAKKSDQTTEQQRQMLNHLRDELMWARMLPIGEVLNRFPRVLRELSNTYHKRVNLKLTGTGVLVDKAVLEKLYDPLLHLLRNAFDHGIEAAEIRHQRGKPESGQMEIRAYHKGSQTIIEVRDDGQGLNAERIGRRAVELGLVSRDQLATISEAHLWGFIFEPGFSTAQQVSQLSGRGMGLDVVRTQLRSLKGKISVTSTPGGGTTFTMRLPLTLTIAKLLVCFIGTTVLALPSDSIEEIIIPKANQVKKSGAQRFLHWRGQLVPTYRLGELLDYQRPLPESLTSQALSSVSAPETWQLPLLVLRQDQQVFAVEVERLVTEQELVIKPFGAAISPPSYTYGCTILGDGSVIPVIDGIALLEFAHGATTPTATPVPKVASEETAMGSEDTPTPSRTVQVPTILIVDDAVALRQTLALTLERAGFRVLQARDGREAIEQLQQSASVQLVVCDIEMPNMNGFEFLSQRRQDPQLSSVPVAMLTSRSSQKHRWLAMQLGASGYFTKPYLEQEFVGSLNDIIRENSLVSH comes from the coding sequence ATGGCAATTAATCCCGATATTCGTGACCAAGCCTATCAGTTTTTTATTGCCGAGGCACCGGAGCTTTTACAAATCCTGGAAACAGGGTTATTAAATCTCAGAGATGAGCGCAGCACTGCCAAAGTTCATGAATTAATGCGAGCGGCTCACTCGTTAAAAGGGGGCGCAGCCAGTGTTGAATTAGAGGCAATCGCGACTCTAGCTCACCGCTTGGAAAATATCTTTAAGGCACTTTATAGTGATACTGTAGATATTGACATTGAGCTAGAAAATAAACTACTGCAAGCTTATGACTGTCTGAGTTTGCCGCTGAAATCGCAAATTACCACCGGTTCCTTTGACGCGGATGCGGCTATATCCACGGGGACTCCCATTTTTGACCAAATTGAGGCACGATTGGGAGATGCTCTGACTCAGGCGGATAGTTATATGCCCAGTTCCGCTGAATTGGGGATCAATATGGCGGTGTCTATTTTTGAAGTCGATGTCGCTGAAGGCTTGGAACGTTTTGCTACCGTGGTAGCGAATCCTCAAGACTATGAAGTAGCTGGAGAATTACGCGCCCAACTTGAAGTGTTTGCTGGATTTGCCGAGTTCTTAAACTTGCCCGGATTTGGCGCGATCGCACAAACGGCACAACAGGCGTTAGAGGTTCACCCGGACAGGGTTGTAGAGATTACTCAATTAGCTTTAGCTGATTTTGAGCTCAGCCGTCAAGCGGTTCTCTCTGGTGAACAGACAACTGGAGGAAATCCATCTGAGGCTTTAATTGCCCTGGCTGAATCTCCAGCAACTTCGACAGTTTCGGGTGAGTGGGAAGCAAGTAATTGGGGATTGGGGCTACCGTCAACCGAGGTTTCGGTGGACATGGAAGAGTCGGTTGGGCAACCAATTGAAGCCTTTGTCGAGGAAGATGCGATCGCGGCGTCACCAGAAACGCTTCCTTTACTCGCCGATTTGTTTTCTCAAGAGACTGAACCGTATACTCTGCCAGCCACAGCAGAATCACCCTTATCCATTCCCTCGTTAGACGATATTTTTGGTACGTCTGACGGTGAGGAGATTTTAGAGACAGAAGAAATTAACCAGGAAATCTCTATCTTCGCCCAGATAGAGGATCACCTCCAAGCAACTCCCGAAACTGTCACCGAAGTCGAAGCGGATGTTGTACCCGAACCCTCTGCATTAGTTCCGACTGAACCGATCAACCTGGATGTTGCGATTCAATCGATTGAGCAAGTTTTTGATCAACTTCCCGCCCTGGAAGAGGCGTCGCAATTAACCCTGTTTCAGGGGAATTCGTTGGTATCCAACCCATTGGATCAGCGTACTCTCACCGCGTCTTCATCCAATAAGCTGACGAGCAACAATCCCGTTACATCGACTCCTCCCCGTTCACCCGCCCCCACGCCGACTCTATCCGTGCGGGTAGATTTAGATCGACTGGAACGAATGAATAACTTGGTTGGGGAATTAGCAATTAACCGCAATGGTTTATCCCTCCAGAATCAGCAATTACAGGGTTCTGTGCGAGCCTTGCTGGATCGATTTGGGCGATTTGGGCAGATTGTGAATAAATTGCAAAGTTTATCAGATAAGATGCTGGTTGCGCCGGAACGGTACAGCTATGGGATGATGGCGGGTGTGGAGGCGATGGCTCGTCCGATGTCCCCAGGCGGTAATGGGCGATCGCTGGGATTTCAGAACTCGGATCGCTCCACGGATGTGACGATGAAGACATTAGCGGATTTTGACTCCTTGGAAATGGATAGCTACGGCGCTCTCTATTCCCAAATCCAAGGGATTTTAGAGGAGATGGTGCAGCTTGAAGAAGCGGTTGATGATATCGCCCTATTTGCCAAGAAATCCGATCAAACCACGGAACAGCAGCGTCAAATGCTCAACCACTTGCGGGATGAGTTGATGTGGGCGCGGATGTTACCGATTGGGGAAGTCTTGAATCGGTTTCCCCGGGTATTACGAGAACTGTCTAATACCTATCACAAACGGGTGAATTTGAAGTTAACCGGAACAGGAGTTCTGGTTGATAAAGCGGTGTTAGAAAAGCTCTATGATCCGTTACTCCATTTACTGAGAAATGCCTTTGACCATGGAATTGAGGCTGCTGAGATCCGGCATCAACGGGGAAAACCGGAATCGGGACAAATGGAGATTCGGGCGTATCACAAAGGAAGTCAAACAATTATTGAAGTCCGGGATGATGGTCAAGGGTTAAATGCCGAGCGAATTGGACGTCGGGCGGTTGAGTTGGGATTAGTATCCCGTGACCAATTGGCGACAATCTCAGAGGCGCATTTGTGGGGATTTATCTTTGAGCCAGGATTTTCCACCGCCCAGCAAGTGAGTCAGTTATCGGGACGAGGGATGGGGTTAGATGTGGTGCGGACTCAGTTGCGATCGCTAAAAGGTAAAATTTCGGTAACCTCCACACCAGGAGGCGGGACGACGTTTACGATGCGTCTACCCTTAACCCTTACCATCGCTAAATTATTGGTCTGTTTTATCGGGACAACCGTGTTAGCGTTACCCTCGGACAGTATCGAAGAAATTATTATTCCCAAAGCCAACCAAGTGAAAAAATCCGGGGCGCAACGGTTTCTCCATTGGCGGGGACAATTAGTACCAACCTATCGATTAGGGGAACTGTTGGACTATCAGCGCCCCTTACCCGAAAGCCTTACCAGTCAAGCCTTAAGTTCCGTGTCTGCACCAGAGACATGGCAATTACCCCTGTTGGTGCTGCGTCAGGATCAGCAGGTATTTGCTGTGGAAGTGGAGCGTCTGGTGACAGAACAAGAATTGGTGATTAAACCTTTTGGCGCAGCGATTTCTCCTCCTAGTTATACCTACGGTTGCACGATTTTGGGGGATGGGAGTGTGATTCCAGTAATTGATGGGATTGCGCTGTTGGAATTTGCCCATGGAGCAACGACGCCAACGGCGACGCCTGTACCGAAAGTGGCTTCCGAGGAAACGGCGATGGGTTCAGAAGATACCCCAACTCCCAGCCGAACGGTGCAAGTACCGACAATCTTGATTGTCGATGATGCGGTGGCGTTGCGACAAACTTTGGCGCTAACCCTGGAACGGGCAGGTTTTCGGGTATTACAAGCGCGGGATGGGCGAGAGGCGATCGAGCAGTTGCAGCAAAGTGCATCGGTGCAGTTAGTGGTTTGTGATATTGAGATGCCGAATATGAATGGGTTTGAGTTTCTCAGTCAACGGCGTCAAGATCCACAATTGTCCAGCGTTCCCGTTGCCATGTTAACCTCTCGCAGCAGTCAAAAACATCGCTGGTTAGCGATGCAGTTGGGGGCGAGTGGGTATTTTACTAAGCCTTATTTGGAACAAGAGTTTGTTGGGTCGCTCAACGATATCATCCGCGAAAATAGTCTTGTTAGTCATTAG
- a CDS encoding chemotaxis protein CheW: MNSNLMNTQSKGNQSVLSEKTTRETKQVLKLILFTLGNLHLALPIESVYKILNRAPVHGSGMNQVGVTHSGEEEITVIDLYQRFFKESLPEAANGGGYLVTMQNKTGELYGIPVADAPILIDVPLSAIRLLPESYRRSDTVNIARHVAVIPQDSGAKTIFLLDVDLLLPT, from the coding sequence ATGAACAGTAATCTCATGAATACTCAATCCAAAGGAAATCAATCCGTACTTTCCGAAAAAACGACACGAGAAACGAAACAAGTATTAAAGTTAATTCTTTTTACCTTAGGAAACTTGCATCTAGCATTACCAATTGAATCCGTCTACAAAATCTTGAATCGCGCCCCTGTTCATGGAAGTGGGATGAATCAGGTGGGAGTCACCCACTCTGGTGAAGAAGAAATTACGGTCATCGATTTATATCAGCGCTTTTTCAAAGAGAGTTTACCGGAAGCTGCTAATGGGGGAGGATATCTAGTAACAATGCAAAATAAAACGGGTGAACTCTATGGTATTCCTGTGGCTGACGCGCCTATTTTAATAGATGTACCACTTTCAGCGATTCGGCTTTTACCGGAATCTTATCGTCGTTCTGATACGGTGAATATTGCCCGTCATGTGGCAGTAATTCCTCAAGATTCTGGAGCAAAAACTATCTTTTTGTTGGACGTTGATTTGCTGTTGCCAACCTGA
- the cmoB gene encoding tRNA 5-methoxyuridine(34)/uridine 5-oxyacetic acid(34) synthase CmoB → MTNHDIGYIPPDYLDRYPETLEREAILSVRQERQSKLFTPQVSQYREAVQAVQDIHSDWYDFSDAVVKVGRAEELTAAQKQRLYHSLQAFCPWKKGPFELFGITIDAEWRSDWKWARILPHIHSLKNRRVADIGCHNGYFMFRMADQEPECVIGFEPVPKHFWNFQLIQNIVQQPMLKFELLGVEHIDFYPNFFDTIFCLGILYHYRDPINLLGKLRQALAPKGEIIIDCQGIPGEIPVALTPRKRYAQARGIWFLPTQSCLENWLVRAGFSQIHCFFAEPLSVQEQRRTPWANIDSLREFMNPDDLSVTIEGYPAPWRYYVIAHKN, encoded by the coding sequence ATGACAAATCATGATATCGGTTATATACCCCCTGATTATCTAGATCGCTACCCGGAAACGTTAGAACGAGAGGCAATTTTATCAGTACGCCAAGAGAGACAATCTAAATTATTTACCCCCCAAGTGAGTCAATATCGCGAAGCGGTGCAGGCGGTTCAGGATATCCACAGTGATTGGTATGACTTCTCTGATGCTGTGGTTAAAGTCGGTCGTGCTGAGGAACTCACCGCCGCACAAAAACAGCGATTGTATCACTCGTTGCAAGCCTTTTGCCCTTGGAAAAAAGGACCATTTGAACTATTTGGGATTACCATTGATGCCGAGTGGCGTTCTGACTGGAAATGGGCGCGAATTTTGCCCCATATCCATTCCCTGAAAAATCGCCGAGTGGCGGATATTGGCTGTCACAATGGCTATTTTATGTTTCGCATGGCGGATCAGGAACCAGAATGTGTGATTGGCTTTGAGCCAGTTCCTAAGCATTTCTGGAACTTTCAGCTTATCCAAAATATTGTTCAGCAACCGATGCTTAAATTTGAGTTATTGGGGGTTGAGCATATTGATTTTTATCCGAATTTCTTTGATACAATTTTTTGCCTAGGAATCCTTTACCATTATCGAGATCCGATTAATTTATTGGGTAAATTGCGACAAGCCCTAGCACCTAAGGGAGAAATTATTATTGATTGTCAGGGAATTCCCGGCGAAATCCCTGTTGCGTTGACTCCCCGTAAGCGCTATGCTCAAGCACGGGGAATTTGGTTTTTGCCCACCCAATCTTGTTTAGAGAATTGGCTAGTACGGGCTGGTTTTAGTCAGATTCACTGTTTCTTTGCTGAACCTTTGTCCGTGCAGGAACAACGCCGCACACCTTGGGCAAATATCGATAGTTTACGCGAGTTTATGAATCCTGATGATTTATCTGTAACCATAGAAGGGTATCCCGCACCCTGGCGCTATTATGTAATTGCTCATAAAAATTAA
- the cmoA gene encoding carboxy-S-adenosyl-L-methionine synthase CmoA translates to MNYDKLDPELYPTKLYLSPEKDKLFEKGVWPKPFAFNQDVVNVFDNMISRSVPLYQEVLTCAAHWAREYYQPGTRIIDVGCSTGTFLELLGRFLKQNATLVGIDNSQPMLEKAEQKLVQIKQIHQIEFICDKAENCSFENSSVVVINYTLQFLPLQVRQLLLRTIYEGLVPGGLLFVSEKVKSPYPQFQETITRHYEAFKAHNGYARTEIERKKEALENVLVPLTEAQQVQMLYDSGFNQVDSLIKLHNFISWVALK, encoded by the coding sequence ATGAATTACGACAAACTCGATCCAGAACTTTATCCCACAAAACTTTATCTGAGTCCTGAAAAAGATAAACTCTTTGAAAAAGGCGTGTGGCCCAAACCATTTGCTTTTAACCAGGATGTGGTCAATGTTTTCGATAATATGATATCCCGTTCAGTGCCTCTGTATCAAGAGGTACTAACCTGTGCCGCTCATTGGGCGAGAGAATATTATCAACCCGGAACGCGGATTATTGATGTTGGCTGTTCTACGGGAACATTTCTGGAACTTTTGGGGCGTTTCTTGAAGCAAAACGCTACGCTAGTTGGGATTGATAATTCTCAACCTATGCTGGAAAAAGCAGAGCAGAAGTTAGTTCAGATTAAACAGATACATCAGATTGAATTTATCTGTGACAAGGCAGAAAACTGTTCATTTGAGAATAGTAGCGTTGTCGTGATTAACTACACCTTACAATTTTTGCCGCTACAGGTGCGTCAACTCTTGCTGCGGACTATCTACGAGGGATTGGTTCCAGGTGGCTTACTCTTCGTAAGTGAAAAGGTAAAGTCACCCTATCCCCAATTTCAAGAGACAATCACCCGACACTACGAAGCCTTTAAAGCGCATAATGGTTATGCCCGTACTGAAATTGAACGTAAAAAGGAGGCGCTAGAGAATGTGTTAGTGCCTTTAACGGAAGCCCAACAGGTGCAAATGTTGTATGATAGTGGTTTCAATCAAGTCGATTCACTAATTAAATTACATAACTTTATTTCCTGGGTGGCTCTCAAGTAA
- a CDS encoding tRNA1(Val) (adenine(37)-N6)-methyltransferase, whose product MSNPYFRFKQFTVFHDRCAMKVGTDGTLLGAWTDITGVQSILDIGTGTGLVALMLAQRSQAHIDAVEIDAEAGIQARENVAKSPWRDRIQVYQGSVQDYATTCSKRYDLIVSNPPFFDNASKALQKARTVARHSDSLRQLDLLQVAEQLLSEKGRLAVIYPTESVQIFQEKAESFGFSCHRKLSVKPTLASPTKRIVLELGKHPLSSHENVLAIEATRRVYTPEFISLIKDFYLKY is encoded by the coding sequence ATGTCTAATCCATACTTTCGCTTCAAGCAATTCACCGTCTTTCACGATCGCTGTGCGATGAAGGTCGGCACAGATGGTACACTGTTAGGGGCATGGACGGATATCACCGGTGTGCAAAGCATTCTAGATATTGGCACAGGGACGGGTTTGGTGGCGCTGATGTTGGCACAGCGATCGCAGGCGCACATCGACGCCGTGGAAATTGACGCAGAGGCTGGCATTCAGGCGCGGGAGAATGTAGCGAAATCACCATGGCGCGATCGCATTCAGGTGTATCAGGGTTCTGTGCAAGATTATGCCACGACTTGCTCAAAGCGGTATGATCTGATTGTGTCTAATCCTCCCTTTTTTGACAATGCCAGTAAAGCGTTACAAAAGGCGAGAACCGTAGCACGACATAGTGATTCTCTGAGGCAATTGGATCTGTTACAAGTGGCGGAACAGCTTTTGAGTGAGAAGGGTAGGCTAGCTGTAATTTATCCCACTGAGTCAGTCCAAATCTTCCAAGAAAAAGCCGAATCCTTTGGTTTTTCTTGCCACAGGAAACTCTCGGTTAAACCAACTTTAGCTAGTCCAACTAAACGGATTGTACTGGAACTGGGAAAACATCCGTTATCCTCTCATGAAAACGTTCTCGCGATAGAAGCCACTAGGCGGGTTTATACTCCTGAATTTATTAGCTTGATTAAAGACTTTTACCTGAAATATTAA
- a CDS encoding U32 family peptidase — protein sequence MQFNTFISSIHDLERCVKARNLQEVLLEPIVLARQGQLSKAKVHDLARKAWQKELRPVLVWDLLMPERVMRTICDQLKDWQLSLFGAIRVCDPGAAYWLKIHCPEIPIQLIVETGNHNLEALQGWCEIFSASLERLVLSIELPEEKLIEYCQTLPVPCELLGVGPILLFYSPRSLLVNPLLERQNKETTEDIDSLYRFNPDSPLYLEATAAFADNPNRHFPTLETAHGTFMFLDKDQFILDRLDGLCEAGLHTVRLDLRHLSQEDNVAIDIDKICRQVLENPAKLRENWFRETRAPFFKANRTTALFSRMKSKLSEYRNDACLAEVMAGESGKYVVFYTWRSFEISQIQGMVLPTGEEIVPQDVVFRTINGEPVDTFEPEQLLVTDWIKKAVPGSLLLGKMS from the coding sequence ATGCAATTTAATACATTTATTTCATCAATTCATGATTTAGAGCGCTGTGTCAAAGCCCGCAATTTACAAGAAGTATTATTGGAACCAATAGTATTAGCGCGACAGGGACAATTATCAAAAGCGAAGGTACATGATTTAGCCAGAAAAGCGTGGCAAAAAGAATTGCGCCCGGTACTCGTCTGGGATCTGTTAATGCCAGAACGAGTCATGAGAACTATTTGTGATCAGCTAAAAGATTGGCAACTCAGTCTTTTTGGTGCAATTCGGGTGTGTGATCCGGGTGCAGCGTATTGGCTGAAAATCCATTGTCCTGAAATACCTATCCAGTTAATTGTTGAAACAGGAAATCACAATCTGGAAGCGTTACAGGGATGGTGCGAAATTTTTTCGGCTTCGTTGGAACGGTTAGTTTTATCAATTGAACTACCGGAAGAAAAGCTAATTGAATACTGCCAAACCTTACCCGTTCCCTGTGAATTGCTAGGTGTGGGACCTATTCTCTTATTTTACTCGCCGCGATCGCTCTTGGTAAACCCGTTGCTGGAACGCCAGAATAAAGAAACAACAGAAGACATCGATTCCCTATACCGATTCAACCCTGACTCACCTCTGTACTTAGAAGCGACGGCGGCTTTTGCGGATAACCCTAATCGCCATTTCCCGACGTTAGAAACTGCCCATGGTACATTTATGTTTTTAGACAAAGATCAGTTTATTCTGGATCGGTTAGATGGGTTATGTGAGGCGGGTTTACATACAGTGCGATTAGACTTACGCCATCTAAGTCAGGAGGACAATGTTGCTATTGATATTGATAAAATTTGTCGTCAGGTGTTAGAAAATCCGGCAAAATTACGGGAAAACTGGTTCCGAGAAACACGCGCTCCTTTTTTCAAAGCGAATCGCACCACAGCATTATTTTCCCGGATGAAATCAAAACTATCTGAATACCGGAATGATGCCTGTTTAGCGGAAGTTATGGCTGGCGAAAGTGGTAAATATGTCGTTTTTTACACCTGGCGTTCCTTCGAGATTTCCCAGATTCAAGGTATGGTTTTGCCAACCGGTGAAGAGATTGTTCCCCAAGATGTTGTGTTTCGCACCATAAACGGCGAACCTGTTGATACCTTTGAACCCGAACAACTTTTAGTGACGGATTGGATTAAAAAAGCTGTTCCGGGGTCATTACTTCTGGGTAAAATGTCTTGA
- a CDS encoding U32 family peptidase: MLKPELLAPAKNLERLKVAIAYGADAVYLGGQNYGLRARADNFTDSELAHGVEYAHHHDAKIYVTLNAFLHDADFQVLADYCQFLESIGVDGVIVSDLGVIRVIKRSSTLPIHLSTQASCLNSYSARLWKEMGVKRLIVGRELSITEAGLIGEESGIDVEMFTHGAMCMAYSGHCTISNFTAGRDSNRGGCIQSCRLPYHLQHQDKQADDLVSFMSSRDLWGIYQISDFFKHNLCSLKIEGRMKSSFYVALTCKVYRQLIDAYAAGTLDEQLLSQASAELQSIPNRDYFSGSLDKPADKDSVFGQLSGINTGTHAYLGMVMETTPQEIILRLLEPLAVGDEIEIIPFQDKPICWQVNQIFSMTGEPLESMRKDSIVRLPKPDESMRSHNITKLNVVRFTRSPLPVTSEV; this comes from the coding sequence ATGCTCAAACCTGAACTCCTCGCCCCAGCGAAGAATCTGGAACGGTTAAAAGTCGCCATTGCTTATGGTGCAGATGCAGTGTATCTAGGGGGACAAAATTATGGATTGCGGGCGCGTGCGGATAATTTTACGGACTCTGAGTTAGCCCACGGAGTTGAATATGCCCATCACCATGATGCCAAAATTTACGTCACGCTGAACGCTTTTCTCCACGATGCAGACTTTCAGGTACTCGCCGACTATTGTCAGTTTCTAGAATCCATTGGCGTTGATGGAGTGATTGTCTCAGATTTAGGCGTTATCCGAGTTATTAAAAGGAGTTCAACTCTACCGATTCACCTCTCTACTCAAGCCTCTTGTCTCAATTCCTATAGCGCCCGTTTGTGGAAAGAGATGGGAGTTAAGCGCTTAATTGTTGGTCGAGAACTCAGTATTACGGAAGCGGGTTTAATTGGAGAAGAATCGGGTATTGATGTGGAGATGTTTACCCACGGTGCAATGTGTATGGCATATTCGGGTCATTGCACAATTTCTAATTTTACCGCAGGTCGCGATTCTAATCGGGGTGGATGTATTCAATCCTGTCGATTACCCTATCACTTACAACATCAAGATAAGCAAGCTGATGATTTAGTCAGCTTCATGTCGTCCAGGGATTTGTGGGGAATTTATCAGATTAGTGATTTTTTCAAGCATAATCTTTGCTCATTAAAAATAGAAGGGCGGATGAAATCATCATTCTACGTCGCCCTCACCTGCAAGGTTTATCGCCAATTAATTGATGCTTATGCCGCTGGTACATTAGATGAACAGCTACTCAGCCAAGCCTCAGCCGAACTGCAATCAATTCCTAACCGAGACTATTTTTCTGGTTCCTTAGACAAACCAGCCGATAAAGATTCAGTCTTTGGACAGTTATCGGGAATTAATACAGGAACTCACGCTTATTTAGGCATGGTTATGGAGACAACGCCCCAAGAGATTATTTTACGGTTACTTGAACCGTTAGCCGTCGGTGATGAAATTGAAATTATCCCGTTTCAGGACAAACCGATATGCTGGCAAGTTAATCAGATTTTTTCGATGACAGGTGAACCGTTAGAGTCGATGCGAAAGGACAGTATTGTGCGCTTACCTAAACCGGATGAATCCATGCGATCGCATAATATCACCAAATTAAATGTCGTTCGATTCACTCGTTCCCCATTACCTGTTACCAGTGAAGTCTGA
- a CDS encoding DUF3307 domain-containing protein, whose translation MIDFGLQFIAHRTGDFLLQNSFLALRKKKDWQVAVLHGLVYTLPFCLLTNKLESLIIICGTHIIIDFFNISSLWVRTYNWDWKTEVPQVPLWVMVEVDQTLHYAINYFALLL comes from the coding sequence ATGATTGATTTCGGTTTGCAATTTATCGCCCATCGCACGGGAGACTTTTTACTGCAAAATTCTTTTTTGGCATTACGCAAGAAGAAGGATTGGCAAGTGGCTGTTTTGCATGGATTAGTCTACACGTTGCCCTTCTGTCTGTTAACTAACAAGTTAGAATCCCTGATTATTATTTGTGGCACTCATATTATTATTGATTTTTTCAATATATCCAGTTTGTGGGTTCGTACTTACAATTGGGACTGGAAAACTGAGGTTCCCCAGGTGCCGTTGTGGGTGATGGTGGAAGTCGATCAAACCTTACATTACGCGATTAATTATTTTGCTTTACTCCTTTGA
- a CDS encoding WecB/TagA/CpsF family glycosyltransferase: protein MCETPKPFPVMGLPVHRLQDYDRWLGNRLQQNLGCHVVTLNAEMVMQAECNPTLASSIRQAELVVPDGAGVILYLLLHGIRQQRCPGIELAESLLRQAGELGESYPVFFYGGKPGIAQTAAKIWQEQYPKLAIAGIEDGYLSPEAEDQFKVRLAKEQPPLILVGLGVPRQELWIAQNRHLCPQAIWIGVGGSFDIWAGVKSRAPVWLRNNHLEWLYRLYQEPWRWRRMMALPQFALKAIGQRLA, encoded by the coding sequence ATGTGTGAGACCCCGAAGCCGTTCCCTGTCATGGGACTACCTGTTCACCGACTCCAAGATTACGATCGCTGGCTGGGTAATCGCCTTCAGCAAAACCTAGGGTGTCATGTGGTGACATTGAACGCAGAAATGGTGATGCAGGCGGAGTGTAATCCAACTTTGGCAAGTTCAATCCGACAAGCGGAATTAGTTGTCCCCGATGGTGCGGGTGTCATCCTTTATCTACTCCTCCACGGTATCCGACAGCAACGTTGTCCGGGAATTGAGTTGGCAGAATCGTTACTGCGACAGGCGGGAGAATTAGGTGAGTCTTATCCAGTTTTTTTCTATGGAGGTAAACCGGGTATTGCCCAAACAGCAGCTAAGATATGGCAAGAACAATACCCGAAACTAGCGATCGCGGGAATTGAAGATGGCTATCTGTCTCCAGAAGCCGAAGATCAATTCAAAGTCAGGTTGGCAAAAGAACAACCGCCATTAATTTTGGTCGGTTTAGGAGTTCCCCGTCAAGAGTTGTGGATTGCCCAAAATCGGCATTTGTGTCCTCAAGCGATTTGGATTGGTGTTGGCGGTAGCTTTGATATCTGGGCTGGGGTTAAATCCCGTGCACCTGTCTGGTTACGGAATAATCATTTGGAATGGCTGTATCGACTCTATCAAGAACCTTGGCGCTGGCGGCGGATGATGGCGTTACCGCAGTTTGCTCTCAAAGCGATCGGACAACGTTTGGCTTAG